The genomic stretch CAATTTTTGTGCCTGTAAAAAAAGTCCTTGgtgaagataaaatttttctcttttttttctttttcttttatctttcattttaaatacggattttgcaaatattaattgtacTGTTGCAaacgaaaattttaattattgaagTTTCATTAATCTTCAATATTGGTATAATTTGATAACATGACTTAACATATATGAacgtatatacttttttaaatcataaaaaatctattgctgaaaaataaaaaaatttcttatcattatataaaatattatatactataacaATCGTttcatgaatattattatatatttgtaaatgcattaatcatataaaataaaaaacgttcttaacaatgtaataaataaaaccactgcacaaaaaattattaatgtaaattatacatatttttttttctaaataagcaataaagagaaaaacgcGATCTATGCTCTTTAagtcgaaaataatatatttatattacaaattaataatatatcaaaggagaaaaatatataattcaattgCACGtttgtatgaaatatttactttgttAAATAACTAAGTTACATTGATTCAATTATAGCATAATTTACATATTCAAATGTTTATTAGAATAGAgaagatatttcaaaaaatcatAGAGAATCCTTCAAAATTTCCgatgttaatattttcatttactgTACGATTTGTTATTTAATGTACAATGCAAATCatgattaattaaacattatgCGTTTACGCTCAACAATTTCCTACAAACGTTTAACTTTGGTCACTTTGTTTTAATGTTCACTACATACCAGGCGTTCGCGCTACTGTTACCAAAGGCCCATATAGTCTCTCATTAATCTTAAGCAGtacttatagaaaatatacaaatatctgTGACAGAAATTATGTAATATTCAACTTAAATTATTCCATATACACGATAAATATTGGAAGTCTAAATTGCCCCTGTGATTATAAACAAGAACGGGcacgataatagaaatgtaaattttattctaatattttatataatactttactCGTAAAGGCTCAATAATGTATAAAGTTTAgtgaaacgattaaaaagaaaaaagagagaaaaaactaGAAGAAAGTACTTTATGCATAGTATCCACGAATCCAGATCAGTAAAGTTACCTGGCTCAACATTTTGGCATTTGCACCATCaagataaaattgaataacAATTAATGATTTCTATCAAACTTATTAATTCCAATAcctataagaaagaaaaaaaagatatataaaaaaagaaatatacacaTTAAAgcactattatatataatcttcaTTTCTACGATACTAGAATAAAATCTAGTACTCTCGATGAATTTTTCACTACATTATTTACACTAACAAGTTACATTACGTAACACTTTAAGTCTCAATATGTCACTAaaagatcgtaaaaataatttatgatctTAAATACAAGATCAACGATCATGAACAAATGTTGCCATTTGTTCTTGCACCATACTGGCACAATATATTGTACCATATTTGTTTTGTGCAATTAATTGCATCCCTATTTATAAAGGATAAtcattatgatataaatacaattatatttaaggACGAGATCCACGTGCAGCTTCTTCCAATGCACGCACTTTAAGCTCGCGCTCACGCTGTTGTCTAAAAAACATCCTTCGTTAatccaatatatatttaattcgttTATTAAAGCATACGAAggaatatattgttatttatttgaaaagacGAACCTCAGATATTCCTCATGATGAGCCACAAGCGATGCATGTGGAGGAAAACGATCGCGTTCCATCATCAAATGACGTTGCAACTGTTCATGATGCACTGCCATATCCGCATATGGTCTTCCAAGAAGCTCAGCTGGATGAAGAGCCAATGCTGGATCACGAGGCATTAAACCTGGCCGAGGATAATTAGCACCAGCAGCAGCTATGCAAATAACAAACGATAAAACAAATGGAAAGTATTTCAAATGTTCTATcattttatgtaattaatatatgtatatttataagatatatatatataaacaaatatggAAAAATGCTTTAAAAAAGCATGCACTATTGAGAATACAATAAAtctgttaaaaaatatttaataattaataagttaacaatactttttaatgaatattcaatattgttcttatttttatatttattacatgttggataaaaaatttattatcgaaaacgTAACACTTTTGAGTTACTTTGacattatatatcaaaaatattcattgaacGATTAATTTGTCTACTTTTtatcacatacacacacccattcatacatatctatgtacacTACTCTTTTGTACCACTCACGCGTACACTCGCACTTGCacctaaatatgtataatgtgaATAACTGAAAAACTGTATGACCGAAACAGCTGTCGTTCGTACTTCGAATAATAAGCTAGAGTTAAAAAAGGGTCAAAAGATTTAATTGCCAGAACATGATGGCATGAGAAAGTAAagcgatagaatatgaaaactTATTGTTATAGATGTTTGTCAAAAGGAAACTCTTAAGAGAAACTTAGAACATCCTGACTCTGGCACCTACCAGGCAGGGGGAATCCAGCTGCAGCCGCAGCTGCCTCCTGCTGTTGCTGAGCCTGTTGCTGGGCCTGCTGTTGTCCCGGATGTAAGTGCAAGTGCGTATGCGCATGCGTATGCGCGTGAGTGTGAGCGTGATACTCGGGCGAGATGCCAGCCATCTGCAACCGGACCATCGGGTCAGCAGCTAGAGCCAACCGCTCGTCCAGCTGGCCATGGTGATGAGCCGCTACGGGATGGCCAGCCCCTCCACCCGCTGGCCCCCCGCCGGCTGCAGTCGGTATCCCTAAACCCGATAGTGCCTCGATCAAATATACCATTTTTGTTTTACGGTGTAAAAATAGTCAACTACActatcttctatctttcaCATATACATTCCACTCGTCACTGCAACACTTTGCATTCCTTCAAGATACTTTCCTTTAACCGTTCAAAagaatatctttataaataattatagaaagtaACTGGCTAATTTCGAGACGAGtagatatctataaaataattacaaaagataaaaagtaataattaccTAATCTTTCTAGTCGTTCTCGTTCTAATTGACTTGGTCCAGGCGGAGCTCCATATAGACCAAATTGGTGCAAAGCTTGTGGTGGTCCCGATGGTCCTGGGGCGAGACCTGCAGCCGCATATCGTCGATGAATTTCCAACCAATGTGGATCAACAGGAGCCGGCATTGGTCTGGGTGTTCCTTTTAATAGTTCCTCCTTTAAACGATCATTTAATTCTCTCTCACGCAACTCTCTTATTTcgcgttctctcttttcacgTTCTAAATGTTCTAGTTCTAAACGTTCCCTCGCAGCTGGTCCATACATATAATGGATCATCGGATCTGGTGGAGCAGGATGTCTAGCAGGTGAAAACGCTGCATGTGGCCTTGCATATTCAGAGAGTTGTCTTAAAGCTGGTGTATCTGCATAAGACCCTGGTCTTGTTCCATACCTATCATATGGTGAGACAACGGGTTCAAGTGGACCACGACTAGGTGGCTTACAAGTTTCAGGTTGTTTCTCTGGAGTCGTCATTTTTCTAGCCTGCTGTGCAGCAACTCTATCacgttcttctctttctctctctgcttgTTTTCTTGATCTTTCTTCTCGCTTTCTAGCTAACTTAGAATCAGGCACAGGTTTAAACATCAAATCTGTCCTGGTACATGAATTATTTTCACCTCGATTCCAATGTCGTAAAAATATTGCAGATTGTGATCTGTGACATTCGGAGTCTTCAATTCTTGGCTCAGGAGAAGGTCCACGTGGACTGGGCGGTTCTTCTGGTTCTGGCTCACCAAGATCCTGTTCCATCTTTGGTTCCTGCACAACAGGTGGTTGTGCTTGAGGAGGTCGATGATGATGGTGTACAGAACTAGTTGACGTTAAACACGTTGCTGAAACGAGCGACGGTTTACGCTGAGTATTATGTGAACTATGCGATGACGAGTGACTGTGAGAACTATGAGAGGAGATGGTTAACAGTTTGTCGTGATGCAAGGTGGTCGCTTGATGCATACTAGAAGAATGATGATGGGTAGCAATAagattttctccttcttctctggTCGTCACACTAGAACTTGTACTAGAGTGATGAGCTGTCATCATTGTTGTATTCTCTTGACTTCTttgtggtgatggtggtggaaTAGCATGGGGTACTGGTCCATATGAGTATGGTGGAAACGAGGGATATCCACCAACAGGTGCGTATCCTGGATAAGCATGTGGATGGTAAGGATGCATCGCTGTAAATAATGAATGATGCATCAAGGGATGATGAGGATGGAACGGATGAGCCATATGTGGACTAGGCTGTTGCGCCGGATGCATCACGGGTTGAGGAATAGACGTCGGTGGAGGCGGTAACGTTGGCGTTGGCGATGCTGCCACTGATTGAATCTGTGGCACTGGTTGATTACTTGGCATTGAATGTTTACTTGGTGTAGGTGGTTTACTAGTACTATCtggatctttttttatattttccaaaCTTGGACCAGGAAAACCGGTCTGAAAACCAGGAACTTTCACTTCTTTTAAACTTTGCAAAGGATCCGGTTCAGGAGGAATAATttcttgtttaatttttaagttttgTGGTTCCATTGGTGGAGTTCCAGCTAAATTATAAATGCTCGAAGGTTTTTCCATAGATAGAATTCCACTTGGTTGAATCGGTTGGAACATATTCGGCGGTTCTGCTCTCTCTGGTTCATTACTTTCAGTACGTTCGGATACTCTTTCAGATATTCTATCAGAAATTCTTCCATCACGCATTCTTTCTGTAGATAATCTTTCTTCTGGAATTCTTTCGGTCATTCTACTTTCCGATGACATGACCGTTAATCCAAGAGGCTGTGGCGAACTTGATATTTGAGGTATCTGAGATATACTTGCTGGTATATTTTGAGATATATTGAGATTCAACGGAGGGCCTCCAATACTTTGTGGCAAACCTTGTGTACTCGACATATTCTCAGGATGTGCGCGCAAACTTTGTGTTGGTCCCATATTTTGAGTGGTAGACATATTTTGTGGCATATTTGGTGGTATTTGTATGTTTTGAGATAAATTCTGTGGCACATTTTGAACTGGTGGAACATTAGATGCATATTGCATGTTTAATGGTAATCCTTGCTGATTAGGTGATATAATTTGTGTACTTTGGATATTTTGTGAACCATTTGGTGGACACATGCTACTTACTGCATTTGACATTGTTTGAGACAAGTTACGAGGTATATTTTGATTCATATCATTCATATTTAGTGGCTGTGATGTACTCAAGTTCAGCTGTTCTggttctttcatttcttcgttAGAAGGTGACATAGCTGTTTCTATTGGCAGTGGTTCTAATTTCAATGGTTGATTCATGGCTAAAGGTACATCTTCTATTTGATCTTTAGTTTCTACTGGTTCTTCCAATAATGGTTTTTTATCTAAAGTATGAATAACAGGAACAGATATAGGTAAACTTTGTATAGGACCTGGCACAGGAGTTGAAGTTGGTGTAGGTTCAGAAGGTTCTTCTGGCGTAGTTACAGCTGGACTAACAGGCTCCTCAGGTTGTACGGCAATTGGTGTAGGTTGATTTTCATTCGTATCtccttctgtttctctttcaggCTCATCCATAAGAGAATTACTGTCAGTAGTGAGTGATTCTGAAGGACTCTCTGGCCTGTCACCACGTTTTCGTTTTTGAGCTTCCTTATCTTCCTCTGCATCATCCGCTTGGCTTCGTTTTTGAGCTTTCTTTGGTGTTTCTGGTTTACTAGAAgactttttcttacttttatcgGGTgtctgttgttgctgttgctttTCTTGATCAGGGGTGTCTGTTCCACCGGTACGTCGTGGTCGCGCAGGTCTTGGCGTTTCTTTTGCCTTATTTCGCGTTCGCATTCTACCTGGGCTATCTGGCGACTCCGCAGGCACAGGGCGGAACAAATAAGGAGGAGCAGGCGGTAATTCTCCCGTTTTCTTTAAATGTGCTCTGCATTCCGTACAAAGTAATAATCTATCTTTACCAGCAACCTGATAATCCTTAGAATTAGTTGAGAAACAATGTTGACAAGAATGCGTTGCACCGTTTGTATTAGTATCGCGAGAATCACTATCCTCTTCAGAATTATCGTCTTCTGTTACAGAACTAATCTCTCCTCCAGGATTATTACTTGCTGGTGTGCCAACAGGTACAGTTTCTGGTTCTGAAGCGGGTTCTTTTGTATTAGCATTAGCAGCCGGCGTATCTTTGGGTGGCGTAGGAACTTCCTCTTTAGGAGTGCCTGCTCTAGAATTACGTGTATTTCGAATTCTTCGCAAAGAACCTTGTCGTCGTCTACGATGTGGTCGATTGTTATTTGCACCTGGGGTTTTCTTCCACAAATAGTAAAATTCGACCAATTCCggctataaaaaataaatgttacataattattatttcattaaatataatcgatatttaattaatatatattttaccgtATCTTTATGAGGTAGAAGATCCTTCCTAAtacgagaaaaattttttccaaattGTCGAAGACCTTTGACAAACCGTTTCTATGAGAGAAAGTGATAGTTGATTAATTTTGAGTATAAGTTTCCCTATAGATTATAAAACCATACACGAATTAAAAAGGACGTAATATATcatgttattacttatttatgtTTTACTTACAGTTTCTTCTTCAGACCATTTCTTATCGATGCCTTTAGGTACAGGACATTTAACAAGAGCTTGCAATGCTCTTCCAGGATCATATCCAGAATCATGTAAAATATCCAAAGCATTGATAGTAGTATCGTCTCTCGAAGCTGCAACACAACCATCATCTGGGGATCCTCCGTCACACATTCCAGCAAATGCAGCCATGGATCGTGCTGCTCTCAAATACATGAGTAGATCTCCATCCAATGCCATGGCTGGAATCCATCTtagctcttctctctctttagagaATTCTGGATCAGGAAGCAGCTCTCCAGGTGGGATACCCGGCCGATACTCAGGCAAACGGGCCTGACAAGAAACCAATTCCTGTACCCAAAATTCGGGATTGTGCGCAGTTAGCACCAATGCCAAAGCAAGTTAGTTATACG from Vespa crabro chromosome 6, iyVesCrab1.2, whole genome shotgun sequence encodes the following:
- the LOC124424742 gene encoding arginine-glutamic acid dipeptide repeats protein isoform X5 gives rise to the protein MSAGTQGEIRVGPSHQELVSCQARLPEYRPGIPPGELLPDPEFSKEREELRWIPAMALDGDLLMYLRAARSMAAFAGMCDGGSPDDGCVAASRDDTTINALDILHDSGYDPGRALQALVKCPVPKGIDKKWSEEETKRFVKGLRQFGKNFSRIRKDLLPHKDTPELVEFYYLWKKTPGANNNRPHRRRRQGSLRRIRNTRNSRAGTPKEEVPTPPKDTPAANANTKEPASEPETVPVGTPASNNPGGEISSVTEDDNSEEDSDSRDTNTNGATHSCQHCFSTNSKDYQVAGKDRLLLCTECRAHLKKTGELPPAPPYLFRPVPAESPDSPGRMRTRNKAKETPRPARPRRTGGTDTPDQEKQQQQQTPDKSKKKSSSKPETPKKAQKRSQADDAEEDKEAQKRKRGDRPESPSESLTTDSNSLMDEPERETEGDTNENQPTPIAVQPEEPVSPAVTTPEEPSEPTPTSTPVPGPIQSLPISVPVIHTLDKKPLLEEPVETKDQIEDVPLAMNQPLKLEPLPIETAMSPSNEEMKEPEQLNLSTSQPLNMNDMNQNIPRNLSQTMSNAVSSMCPPNGSQNIQSTQIISPNQQGLPLNMQYASNVPPVQNVPQNLSQNIQIPPNMPQNMSTTQNMGPTQSLRAHPENMSSTQGLPQSIGGPPLNLNISQNIPASISQIPQISSSPQPLGLTVMSSESRMTERIPEERLSTERMRDGRISDRISERVSERTESNEPERAEPPNMFQPIQPSGILSMEKPSSIYNLAGTPPMEPQNLKIKQEIIPPEPDPLQSLKEVKVPGFQTGFPGPSLENIKKDPDSTSKPPTPSKHSMPSNQPVPQIQSVAASPTPTLPPPPTSIPQPVMHPAQQPSPHMAHPFHPHHPLMHHSLFTAMHPYHPHAYPGYAPVGGYPSFPPYSYGPVPHAIPPPSPQRSQENTTMMTAHHSSTSSSVTTREEGENLIATHHHSSSMHQATTLHHDKLLTISSHSSHSHSSSHSSHNTQRKPSLVSATCLTSTSSVHHHHRPPQAQPPVVQEPKMEQDLGEPEPEEPPSPRGPSPEPRIEDSECHRSQSAIFLRHWNRGENNSCTRTDLMFKPVPDSKLARKREERSRKQAEREREERDRVAAQQARKMTTPEKQPETCKPPSRGPLEPVVSPYDRYGTRPGSYADTPALRQLSEYARPHAAFSPARHPAPPDPMIHYMYGPAARERLELEHLEREKREREIRELRERELNDRLKEELLKGTPRPMPAPVDPHWLEIHRRYAAAGLAPGPSGPPQALHQFGLYGAPPGPSQLERERLERLAAAGANYPRPGLMPRDPALALHPAELLGRPYADMAVHHEQLQRHLMMERDRFPPHASLVAHHEEYLRMFFRQQRERELKVRALEEAARGSRP
- the LOC124424742 gene encoding arginine-glutamic acid dipeptide repeats protein isoform X3, producing the protein MSAGTQGEIRVGPSHQARLPEYRPGIPPGELLPDPEFSKEREELRWIPAMALDGDLLMYLRAARSMAAFAGMCDGGSPDDGCVAASRDDTTINALDILHDSGYDPGRALQALVKCPVPKGIDKKWSEEETKRFVKGLRQFGKNFSRIRKDLLPHKDTPELVEFYYLWKKTPGANNNRPHRRRRQGSLRRIRNTRNSRAGTPKEEVPTPPKDTPAANANTKEPASEPETVPVGTPASNNPGGEISSVTEDDNSEEDSDSRDTNTNGATHSCQHCFSTNSKDYQVAGKDRLLLCTECRAHLKKTGELPPAPPYLFRPVPAESPDSPGRMRTRNKAKETPRPARPRRTGGTDTPDQEKQQQQQTPDKSKKKSSSKPETPKKAQKRSQADDAEEDKEAQKRKRGDRPESPSESLTTDSNSLMDEPERETEGDTNENQPTPIAVQPEEPVSPAVTTPEEPSEPTPTSTPVPGPIQSLPISVPVIHTLDKKPLLEEPVETKDQIEDVPLAMNQPLKLEPLPIETAMSPSNEEMKEPEQLNLSTSQPLNMNDMNQNIPRNLSQTMSNAVSSMCPPNGSQNIQSTQIISPNQQGLPLNMQYASNVPPVQNVPQNLSQNIQIPPNMPQNMSTTQNMGPTQSLRAHPENMSSTQGLPQSIGGPPLNLNISQNIPASISQIPQISSSPQPLGLTVMSSESRMTERIPEERLSTERMRDGRISDRISERVSERTESNEPERAEPPNMFQPIQPSGILSMEKPSSIYNLAGTPPMEPQNLKIKQEIIPPEPDPLQSLKEVKVPGFQTGFPGPSLENIKKDPDSTSKPPTPSKHSMPSNQPVPQIQSVAASPTPTLPPPPTSIPQPVMHPAQQPSPHMAHPFHPHHPLMHHSLFTAMHPYHPHAYPGYAPVGGYPSFPPYSYGPVPHAIPPPSPQRSQENTTMMTAHHSSTSSSVTTREEGENLIATHHHSSSMHQATTLHHDKLLTISSHSSHSHSSSHSSHNTQRKPSLVSATCLTSTSSVHHHHRPPQAQPPVVQEPKMEQDLGEPEPEEPPSPRGPSPEPRIEDSECHRSQSAIFLRHWNRGENNSCTRTDLMFKPVPDSKLARKREERSRKQAEREREERDRVAAQQARKMTTPEKQPETCKPPSRGPLEPVVSPYDRYGTRPGSYADTPALRQLSEYARPHAAFSPARHPAPPDPMIHYMYGPAARERLELEHLEREKREREIRELRERELNDRLKEELLKGTPRPMPAPVDPHWLEIHRRYAAAGLAPGPSGPPQALHQFGLYGAPPGPSQLERERLERLGIPTAAGGGPAGGGAGHPVAAHHHGQLDERLALAADPMVRLQMAGISPEYHAHTHAHTHAHTHLHLHPGQQQAQQQAQQQQEAAAAAAGFPLPAAAGANYPRPGLMPRDPALALHPAELLGRPYADMAVHHEQLQRHLMMERDRFPPHASLVAHHEEYLRMFFRQQRERELKVRALEEAARGSRP
- the LOC124424742 gene encoding arginine-glutamic acid dipeptide repeats protein isoform X4, coding for MALDGDLLMYLRAARSMAAFAGMCDGGSPDDGCVAASRDDTTINALDILHDSGYDPGRALQALVKCPVPKGIDKKWSEEETKRFVKGLRQFGKNFSRIRKDLLPHKDTPELVEFYYLWKKTPGANNNRPHRRRRQGSLRRIRNTRNSRAGTPKEEVPTPPKDTPAANANTKEPASEPETVPVGTPASNNPGGEISSVTEDDNSEEDSDSRDTNTNGATHSCQHCFSTNSKDYQVAGKDRLLLCTECRAHLKKTGELPPAPPYLFRPVPAESPDSPGRMRTRNKAKETPRPARPRRTGGTDTPDQEKQQQQQTPDKSKKKSSSKPETPKKAQKRSQADDAEEDKEAQKRKRGDRPESPSESLTTDSNSLMDEPERETEGDTNENQPTPIAVQPEEPVSPAVTTPEEPSEPTPTSTPVPGPIQSLPISVPVIHTLDKKPLLEEPVETKDQIEDVPLAMNQPLKLEPLPIETAMSPSNEEMKEPEQLNLSTSQPLNMNDMNQNIPRNLSQTMSNAVSSMCPPNGSQNIQSTQIISPNQQGLPLNMQYASNVPPVQNVPQNLSQNIQIPPNMPQNMSTTQNMGPTQSLRAHPENMSSTQGLPQSIGGPPLNLNISQNIPASISQIPQISSSPQPLGLTVMSSESRMTERIPEERLSTERMRDGRISDRISERVSERTESNEPERAEPPNMFQPIQPSGILSMEKPSSIYNLAGTPPMEPQNLKIKQEIIPPEPDPLQSLKEVKVPGFQTGFPGPSLENIKKDPDSTSKPPTPSKHSMPSNQPVPQIQSVAASPTPTLPPPPTSIPQPVMHPAQQPSPHMAHPFHPHHPLMHHSLFTAMHPYHPHAYPGYAPVGGYPSFPPYSYGPVPHAIPPPSPQRSQENTTMMTAHHSSTSSSVTTREEGENLIATHHHSSSMHQATTLHHDKLLTISSHSSHSHSSSHSSHNTQRKPSLVSATCLTSTSSVHHHHRPPQAQPPVVQEPKMEQDLGEPEPEEPPSPRGPSPEPRIEDSECHRSQSAIFLRHWNRGENNSCTRTDLMFKPVPDSKLARKREERSRKQAEREREERDRVAAQQARKMTTPEKQPETCKPPSRGPLEPVVSPYDRYGTRPGSYADTPALRQLSEYARPHAAFSPARHPAPPDPMIHYMYGPAARERLELEHLEREKREREIRELRERELNDRLKEELLKGTPRPMPAPVDPHWLEIHRRYAAAGLAPGPSGPPQALHQFGLYGAPPGPSQLERERLERLGIPTAAGGGPAGGGAGHPVAAHHHGQLDERLALAADPMVRLQMAGISPEYHAHTHAHTHAHTHLHLHPGQQQAQQQAQQQQEAAAAAAGFPLPAAAGANYPRPGLMPRDPALALHPAELLGRPYADMAVHHEQLQRHLMMERDRFPPHASLVAHHEEYLRMFFRQQRERELKVRALEEAARGSRP
- the LOC124424742 gene encoding arginine-glutamic acid dipeptide repeats protein isoform X2; translation: MSAGTQGEIRVGPSHQELVSCQARLPEYRPGIPPGELLPDPEFSKEREELRWIPAMALDGDLLMYLRAARSMAAFAGMCDGGSPDDGCVAASRDDTTINALDILHDSGYDPGRALQALVKCPVPKGIDKKWSEEETKRFVKGLRQFGKNFSRIRKDLLPHKDTPELVEFYYLWKKTPGANNNRPHRRRRQGSLRRIRNTRNSRAGTPKEEVPTPPKDTPAANANTKEPASEPETVPVGTPASNNPGGEISSVTEDDNSEEDSDSRDTNTNGATHSCQHCFSTNSKDYQVAGKDRLLLCTECRAHLKKTGELPPAPPYLFRPVPAESPDSPGRMRTRNKAKETPRPARPRRTGGTDTPDQEKQQQQQTPDKSKKKSSSKPETPKKAQKRSQADDAEEDKEAQKRKRGDRPESPSESLTTDSNSLMDEPERETEGDTNENQPTPIAVQPEEPVSPAVTTPEEPSEPTPTSTPVPGPIQSLPISVPVIHTLDKKPLLEEPVETKDQIEDVPLAMNQPLKLEPLPIETAMSPSNEEMKEPEQLNLSTSQPLNMNDMNQNIPRNLSQTMSNAVSSMCPPNGSQNIQSTQIISPNQQGLPLNMQYASNVPPVQNVPQNLSQNIQIPPNMPQNMSTTQNMGPTQSLRAHPENMSSTQGLPQSIGGPPLNLNISQNIPASISQIPQISSSPQPLGLTVMSSESRMTERIPEERLSTERMRDGRISDRISERVSERTESNEPERAEPPNMFQPIQPSGILSMEKPSSIYNLAGTPPMEPQNLKIKQEIIPPEPDPLQSLKEVKVPGFQTGFPGPSLENIKKDPDSTSKPPTPSKHSMPSNQPVPQIQSVAASPTPTLPPPPTSIPQPVMHPAQQPSPHMAHPFHPHHPLMHHSLFTAMHPYHPHAYPGYAPVGGYPSFPPYSYGPVPHAIPPPSPQRSQENTTMMTAHHSSTSSSVTTREEGENLIATHHHSSSMHQATTLHHDKLLTISSHSSHSHSSSHSSHNTQRKPSLVSATCLTSTSSVHHHHRPPQAQPPVVQEPKMEQDLGEPEPEEPPSPRGPSPEPRIEDSECHRSQSAIFLRHWNRGENNSCTRTDLMFKPVPDSKLARKREERSRKQAEREREERDRVAAQQARKMTTPEKQPETCKPPSRGPLEPVVSPYDRYGTRPGSYADTPALRQLSEYARPHAAFSPARHPAPPDPMIHYMYGPAARERLELEHLEREKREREIRELRERELNDRLKEELLKGTPRPMPAPVDPHWLEIHRRYAAAGLAPGPSGPPQALHQFGLYGAPPGPSQLERERLERLGIPTAAGGGPAGGGAGHPVAAHHHGQLDERLALAADPMVRLQMAGISPEYHAHTHAHTHAHTHLHLHPGQQQAQQQAQQQQEAAAAAAGFPLPAAAGANYPRPGLMPRDPALALHPAELLGRPYADMAVHHEQLQRHLMMERDRFPPHASLVAHHEEYLRQQRERELKVRALEEAARGSRP
- the LOC124424742 gene encoding arginine-glutamic acid dipeptide repeats protein isoform X1, giving the protein MSAGTQGEIRVGPSHQELVSCQARLPEYRPGIPPGELLPDPEFSKEREELRWIPAMALDGDLLMYLRAARSMAAFAGMCDGGSPDDGCVAASRDDTTINALDILHDSGYDPGRALQALVKCPVPKGIDKKWSEEETKRFVKGLRQFGKNFSRIRKDLLPHKDTPELVEFYYLWKKTPGANNNRPHRRRRQGSLRRIRNTRNSRAGTPKEEVPTPPKDTPAANANTKEPASEPETVPVGTPASNNPGGEISSVTEDDNSEEDSDSRDTNTNGATHSCQHCFSTNSKDYQVAGKDRLLLCTECRAHLKKTGELPPAPPYLFRPVPAESPDSPGRMRTRNKAKETPRPARPRRTGGTDTPDQEKQQQQQTPDKSKKKSSSKPETPKKAQKRSQADDAEEDKEAQKRKRGDRPESPSESLTTDSNSLMDEPERETEGDTNENQPTPIAVQPEEPVSPAVTTPEEPSEPTPTSTPVPGPIQSLPISVPVIHTLDKKPLLEEPVETKDQIEDVPLAMNQPLKLEPLPIETAMSPSNEEMKEPEQLNLSTSQPLNMNDMNQNIPRNLSQTMSNAVSSMCPPNGSQNIQSTQIISPNQQGLPLNMQYASNVPPVQNVPQNLSQNIQIPPNMPQNMSTTQNMGPTQSLRAHPENMSSTQGLPQSIGGPPLNLNISQNIPASISQIPQISSSPQPLGLTVMSSESRMTERIPEERLSTERMRDGRISDRISERVSERTESNEPERAEPPNMFQPIQPSGILSMEKPSSIYNLAGTPPMEPQNLKIKQEIIPPEPDPLQSLKEVKVPGFQTGFPGPSLENIKKDPDSTSKPPTPSKHSMPSNQPVPQIQSVAASPTPTLPPPPTSIPQPVMHPAQQPSPHMAHPFHPHHPLMHHSLFTAMHPYHPHAYPGYAPVGGYPSFPPYSYGPVPHAIPPPSPQRSQENTTMMTAHHSSTSSSVTTREEGENLIATHHHSSSMHQATTLHHDKLLTISSHSSHSHSSSHSSHNTQRKPSLVSATCLTSTSSVHHHHRPPQAQPPVVQEPKMEQDLGEPEPEEPPSPRGPSPEPRIEDSECHRSQSAIFLRHWNRGENNSCTRTDLMFKPVPDSKLARKREERSRKQAEREREERDRVAAQQARKMTTPEKQPETCKPPSRGPLEPVVSPYDRYGTRPGSYADTPALRQLSEYARPHAAFSPARHPAPPDPMIHYMYGPAARERLELEHLEREKREREIRELRERELNDRLKEELLKGTPRPMPAPVDPHWLEIHRRYAAAGLAPGPSGPPQALHQFGLYGAPPGPSQLERERLERLGIPTAAGGGPAGGGAGHPVAAHHHGQLDERLALAADPMVRLQMAGISPEYHAHTHAHTHAHTHLHLHPGQQQAQQQAQQQQEAAAAAAGFPLPAAAGANYPRPGLMPRDPALALHPAELLGRPYADMAVHHEQLQRHLMMERDRFPPHASLVAHHEEYLRMFFRQQRERELKVRALEEAARGSRP